The Pantoea eucalypti sequence GCTGAAGCGGGCGATATCATTGCTATCACCGGTCTGGGCGAGCTGAACATCTCTGACACCATCTGTGATCCACAGAATGTGCAGGCGCTGCCAGCACTGAGCGTTGATGAGCCAACCGTAACCATGTTCTTTAACGTCAACACCTCACCGTTCTGCGGTAAAGAAGGTAAGTACGTGACTTCACGTCAGATCCTTGAGCGTCTGAACAAAGAACTGGTTCACAACGTGGCTCTGCGCGTTGAAGAAACCGAAGATTCTGATGCGTTCCGCGTGTCAGGTCGTGGTGAGCTTCACCTGTCAGTTCTGATCGAAAACATGCGTCGTGAAGGTTTCGAACTGGCGGTATCCCGTCCGAAAGTTATCTTCCGCGAGATCGATGGCCGTAAACAAGAGCCATTCGAGAACGTTACGCTGGATATCGAAGAGACGCATCAGGGTTCCGTTATGCAAGCCATGGGTGAGCGTAAAGGCGATCTGAAAAACATGGATCCGGATGGCAAAGGCCGCGTACGTCTCGACTACGTGATTCCTAGCCGTGGCCTGATTGGCTTCCGTAACGAATTCATGACGATGACTTCCGGTACCGGTCTGCTCTACTCTACCTTCAGCCACTACGACGATATCCGTCCAGGCGAAGTGGGCCAGCGTCAGAACGGCGTTCTGATCTCTAACGGTCAGGGCAAAGCTGTAGCGTTCGCTCTGTTCGGTCTGCAGGATCGCGGTAAGCTGTTCCTGGGTCATGGTGCAGAAGTCTATGAAGGCCAGATCATCGGTATTCACAGCCGTTCTAACGACCTGACCGTAAACTGTCTGACCGGTAAGAAGCTGACCAACATGCGTGCTTCAGGTACTGATGAAGCAACGACACTGGTACCACCGCAGAAAATGACGCTGGAACAGGCGATCGAGTTCATCGATGATGACGAACTGGTCGAAGTGACTCCACTGTCAGTGCGTATCCGTAAGCGTCACCTGACTGAAAACGACCGTAAACGTGCTTCACGTGGTCCTAAAGACGCATAATTGCGCCTTTAAAGAATAAAAAGCCCCGCATGCGGGGCTTTTTTTTGCCTGAAATTCGGATTTACTCAGCCGGACCAGCGAATATTTGTGTGAATGATGTCGCGCTTTACTCACCTTCTGGCGTTTACGCTTTTCTCTCAGCCCGTGCCTGTTCAGCCTGCACTTTTGCCGCTAGAGTGAATACTCCAGGGAACAGAAGGAGACACACCATGCTGTATATCTTTGATTTGGGCAATGTGATTATTGATATCGACTTCAACCGCGTGCTGGGTGTCTGGAGTGATTTTAGTCGTGTACCGCTGGCTTCGCTACAAGGCCATTTCCAGATGGACGAAGCGTTTGAGCAACACGAACGTGGCGAGATCAGTGATGAAGATTTCGCACTGGCGCTGTGCGAAAAG is a genomic window containing:
- the typA gene encoding ribosome-dependent GTPase TypA, which gives rise to MIENLRNIAIIAHVDHGKTTLVDKLLQQSGTFDARTEATERVMDSNDLEKERGITILAKNTAIKWNDYRINIVDTPGHADFGGEVERVMSMVDSVLLVVDAMDGPMPQTRFVTKKAFAHGLKPIVVINKVDRPGARPDWVVDQVFDLFVNLDATDEQLDFPIIFASALNGIAGLEHTDMADDMTPLYQAIVDHVAPPQVEADAPLQMQISQLDYNNYLGVIGIGRIKRGKVKPNQQVTIVDSEGKTRNGKVGKVLTHLGLERIDSDLAEAGDIIAITGLGELNISDTICDPQNVQALPALSVDEPTVTMFFNVNTSPFCGKEGKYVTSRQILERLNKELVHNVALRVEETEDSDAFRVSGRGELHLSVLIENMRREGFELAVSRPKVIFREIDGRKQEPFENVTLDIEETHQGSVMQAMGERKGDLKNMDPDGKGRVRLDYVIPSRGLIGFRNEFMTMTSGTGLLYSTFSHYDDIRPGEVGQRQNGVLISNGQGKAVAFALFGLQDRGKLFLGHGAEVYEGQIIGIHSRSNDLTVNCLTGKKLTNMRASGTDEATTLVPPQKMTLEQAIEFIDDDELVEVTPLSVRIRKRHLTENDRKRASRGPKDA